In the genome of bacterium, one region contains:
- a CDS encoding DUF202 domain-containing protein, translated as MSEKPYKAYIQDHKNMILRDYLAIDRTILANETNYMSFIRTSLTLIAAGATLIKFFNSEYTQALGWTFVAVGGWLAFHGYRRYNKVDSIMHQVKGDYINQHMEGTKRNPAARMWLMKLLGKNTD; from the coding sequence ATGTCCGAAAAACCATATAAAGCTTATATCCAAGATCATAAGAACATGATCCTAAGAGATTATTTAGCCATTGACCGCACCATCTTGGCGAATGAAACTAACTACATGTCGTTTATTCGCACTTCTTTGACTTTAATTGCTGCCGGTGCGACTTTGATCAAATTCTTTAATAGCGAATACACTCAGGCTTTGGGCTGGACTTTTGTAGCAGTAGGCGGATGGTTGGCGTTTCATGGCTATCGCCGTTACAACAAAGTAGACAGCATCATGCATCAGGTGAAAGGCGACTATATCAACCAGCATATGGAAGGAACCAAGCGCAATCCAGCCGCTCGCATGTGGCTGATGAAGCTTCTTGGTAAAAACACAGACTAA
- the mutM gene encoding DNA-formamidopyrimidine glycosylase — MPELPEVQTVVTELNKKLKNRKIDRVIVNMGKIISIGPQTVSNVRNTSQKTVNQFARLLEGRKFLSVRRRGKMLIFDVDGPLSLLAHLKMTGQFIFEDKVQAKKTGSQYRILNKLTAPLVKLPAKHTHVIFKFTDGSTLYYNDTRQFGYLRIVKDADIDKVKEFKEYGPEPLEKEFTYEVFASSLKNRKKIPIKLALMDTKVVVGIGNIYSDEILYHARVRPDRTVDTIRPRELRAVFEQIKPVLLTGIKYKGSSVGDFIRTDGKWGSMGKHHYVYGRKGQPCLGCGTIILSKKLGGRTTSYCPKEQK; from the coding sequence ATGCCAGAACTACCGGAGGTTCAGACTGTTGTAACAGAGCTGAACAAGAAACTAAAAAACAGAAAAATTGACCGTGTTATTGTGAATATGGGTAAGATCATCAGTATTGGTCCGCAGACTGTTAGCAATGTTCGCAATACTTCGCAGAAAACAGTTAATCAATTTGCACGTTTGCTAGAAGGGCGAAAATTTTTAAGCGTACGGCGCCGAGGCAAGATGCTTATTTTTGATGTAGACGGGCCGTTGTCTTTGCTGGCTCATTTAAAAATGACCGGACAGTTTATTTTTGAAGACAAGGTTCAAGCTAAGAAGACCGGCAGCCAGTATCGGATTTTAAACAAGCTTACTGCTCCTTTGGTAAAGCTTCCTGCTAAGCATACTCACGTAATTTTTAAATTCACTGATGGTTCTACTTTGTATTACAACGATACGCGCCAGTTTGGCTACTTGCGTATTGTTAAAGATGCAGACATCGATAAGGTGAAGGAATTTAAAGAGTACGGACCTGAGCCTTTGGAAAAGGAATTTACCTACGAGGTTTTTGCCAGCAGTTTAAAGAATAGAAAGAAGATTCCTATAAAACTGGCTCTCATGGATACCAAGGTTGTGGTAGGAATAGGGAATATATATAGTGATGAAATTTTATACCATGCCCGCGTCCGACCCGATCGCACCGTCGATACCATTCGACCGCGCGAGCTAAGAGCGGTTTTCGAGCAGATTAAACCAGTGCTGTTAACCGGCATTAAATATAAAGGTTCCAGCGTGGGCGACTTTATTCGCACCGACGGTAAATGGGGAAGCATGGGCAAGCACCACTATGTTTACGGGCGCAAGGGCCAGCCGTGCCTCGGCTGTGGTACAATAATTTTAAGTAAGAAATTGGGCGGACGCACCACTAGCTATTGCCCAAAAGAGCAGAAATAA
- the ftsZ gene encoding cell division protein FtsZ, which translates to MEVKPKIETFARIKVLGIGGSGTAAVDRMSELGIKGVEFVSINTDAQALHNNQADRKVHIGKSITKGLGSGMNPELGRQAAEESQEEIEDAISNADMIFITCGLGGGTGTGAAPTVAELAKNRDILTIAVVTKPFTFEGSKRREVAETGYENLKDKVDAIITIQNDRILQIIDKKTSLVDAFKTVDDVLRQGIAGISDLITTHGLVNADFADVRTIMQDAGTAMMGIGTASGENRAELAAKAAVNSPLLDMTIDGAQGVLFNITGGPDLGMFEIDEAAKVITKNVDPDAKVKFGTVIDENMADELRITVIATGFDENNRRPTPISFTSPIDEPVIPARPVAPSRPAYNEPEMAQEEEQAEPEPVAVRKPLFKPKPVEPVGTMNDDDLVSGDELDIPAFIRKKMK; encoded by the coding sequence ATGGAAGTGAAACCAAAAATCGAAACATTTGCACGAATCAAAGTCTTGGGTATTGGCGGTTCTGGCACTGCTGCGGTTGATCGCATGAGCGAACTAGGGATCAAAGGGGTAGAATTCGTCTCTATTAATACCGATGCACAGGCATTGCATAACAACCAAGCAGACAGAAAAGTTCACATTGGCAAAAGCATTACTAAAGGTTTGGGTTCGGGCATGAATCCAGAACTCGGGCGCCAGGCAGCAGAGGAGAGTCAGGAAGAAATCGAAGACGCAATCAGCAATGCCGATATGATTTTCATCACTTGCGGACTTGGCGGCGGAACTGGTACCGGTGCTGCACCTACTGTTGCAGAGCTAGCTAAGAATCGGGACATTTTGACTATCGCAGTGGTAACCAAGCCATTTACTTTTGAAGGAAGCAAGCGGCGCGAGGTTGCAGAAACCGGTTATGAAAACTTGAAAGACAAAGTTGACGCTATTATCACTATCCAGAACGACCGAATATTACAAATCATCGATAAGAAGACTTCTTTGGTAGACGCCTTTAAGACTGTAGACGACGTATTGCGCCAGGGTATTGCCGGCATCTCCGATTTGATCACTACCCATGGTTTGGTCAATGCTGATTTCGCCGACGTTCGCACAATCATGCAAGATGCTGGTACGGCTATGATGGGTATCGGTACTGCTAGCGGCGAAAACCGTGCAGAACTGGCTGCCAAGGCTGCGGTTAACTCTCCGCTGCTCGATATGACTATCGACGGCGCACAGGGCGTGTTATTCAATATTACCGGTGGTCCGGATTTGGGCATGTTCGAAATCGACGAAGCTGCCAAAGTTATTACCAAAAATGTTGATCCGGACGCGAAGGTTAAATTTGGTACTGTTATCGATGAAAATATGGCTGACGAACTCCGCATTACTGTTATTGCCACCGGCTTTGACGAAAATAACCGCCGCCCGACCCCGATTTCCTTTACTTCTCCGATTGATGAACCAGTTATTCCGGCTCGTCCAGTTGCACCAAGCAGGCCCGCTTACAACGAACCGGAAATGGCCCAGGAAGAAGAGCAGGCAGAACCAGAGCCAGTTGCTGTTCGTAAGCCGTTGTTTAAGCCAAAACCGGTAGAACCGGTCGGAACAATGAATGACGACGATTTGGTTTCTGGTGATGAGCTAGATATTCCGGCTTTTATACGCAAGAAAATGAAATAA
- a CDS encoding inositol monophosphatase has product MKKEQVTLKQFLLSTTLAAGRLTRKMFGNFGEVCEKSGSLDLVTEADKKSNELFYNRIKKMFPDHGIVSEEIPAEGIDNEYVWVIDPLDGTLNYRTGVPCYAIIAALKHKGQTLYGAVYDPIHNEMFFAEKGKGAFKNGSPTNCSAHDTIRDSIGLTNDSISFLRKDFFNKILEVVQEKSAWASSLGCTGVSCNYIADGRKHWYICSGGGGVWDYAGTVLLLEESGCLVTDLKGEPWETGTGPFVAANPILHKQLIEITKTISKPH; this is encoded by the coding sequence ATGAAAAAAGAACAAGTAACATTAAAGCAATTTCTGCTGAGCACCACTCTGGCTGCGGGCAGACTGACCCGGAAGATGTTTGGAAATTTTGGCGAGGTATGCGAAAAATCCGGCAGTCTCGACCTAGTTACCGAAGCAGATAAAAAGTCTAACGAACTGTTTTACAACCGAATCAAAAAAATGTTCCCGGATCATGGGATCGTATCGGAAGAGATTCCGGCAGAAGGAATAGATAACGAATATGTTTGGGTCATAGATCCGCTCGACGGCACGCTTAACTATCGCACAGGGGTGCCGTGCTATGCGATCATCGCTGCCCTAAAGCATAAAGGCCAGACGCTCTATGGAGCGGTGTATGATCCGATCCATAACGAAATGTTTTTTGCCGAAAAGGGCAAAGGCGCTTTCAAAAACGGCAGCCCTACAAACTGTTCTGCACACGATACAATTCGGGACAGTATCGGTCTAACCAATGATTCAATATCCTTCCTTCGCAAAGACTTCTTTAACAAAATACTAGAAGTCGTTCAGGAAAAATCGGCCTGGGCCAGCAGCCTTGGTTGCACCGGAGTAAGTTGCAACTACATAGCCGACGGCCGCAAACACTGGTATATCTGTTCCGGCGGTGGCGGAGTGTGGGACTACGCTGGCACGGTTTTACTACTGGAAGAATCTGGCTGCTTAGTAACCGATCTTAAAGGCGAGCCATGGGAAACCGGCACCGGACCCTTTGTGGCCGCCAATCCGATTCTGCATAAGCAGCTCATCGAGATCACTAAGACCATATCTAAGCCTCATTAA
- the ftsA gene encoding cell division protein FtsA — MAREQYIVGLDIGTQTIRVVQGKVEDSGRINIIGASSVPAVGLRRGVIVDIDEAVSSISAVLERVERMTGVPVHSANVAVGGNHIACIDSKGVIAVSRADGEISENDVVRVIDASQAISIPPNREVIHVIPKTFTLDGQAGIKDPLGMTGIRLEVETILIHGATPFLKNLQKAILQAGLEIDQLVLSPVAAAQAVLSKRQKELGVALVDLGAGTTSLAVYEENNLLHTAIIPVGSQHITNDIAIGLRCTIDTAEKVKLMYGGASPKLMDKLAEVDLSKIDQEETERIPQTVVGEIIEARLEEIFDMVSRELKAISRDGKLPAGIVLTGGGAVLPGVVEYAKHRFRLPVTVGSPTEMDTVIDQVIDPSFATVVGLALWGGSYSTPYSNFNFAKPFEGLWNHSVVVKLRQGLKRFMP, encoded by the coding sequence ATGGCACGAGAACAATATATTGTCGGTCTCGATATCGGCACACAAACAATCCGGGTTGTTCAGGGAAAAGTAGAAGACTCTGGTCGCATTAATATTATCGGCGCAAGCAGCGTACCAGCTGTGGGTCTTCGTCGCGGCGTAATTGTCGATATCGACGAAGCCGTGTCTTCTATTTCTGCCGTGCTCGAGCGAGTCGAGCGCATGACCGGCGTGCCGGTCCATAGCGCTAATGTGGCGGTAGGGGGCAATCACATTGCCTGCATCGACTCCAAAGGCGTGATTGCGGTTTCCCGTGCCGACGGCGAGATTAGCGAAAACGACGTTGTCCGTGTCATCGATGCCTCCCAGGCTATTTCTATCCCGCCTAACCGCGAGGTTATTCATGTTATCCCTAAAACTTTCACTTTAGACGGCCAGGCCGGCATCAAAGACCCGCTTGGCATGACCGGCATCCGTTTGGAAGTGGAAACAATCCTTATCCACGGCGCCACCCCTTTTCTTAAAAATTTGCAGAAGGCTATTTTGCAGGCTGGTTTGGAAATAGATCAGTTGGTGCTGAGCCCAGTTGCTGCAGCTCAGGCCGTGCTTTCCAAGCGTCAGAAAGAATTAGGCGTGGCTTTGGTAGACTTAGGCGCCGGCACTACCAGCCTGGCCGTGTATGAAGAGAATAATCTGCTTCACACCGCGATCATTCCGGTTGGCAGCCAGCATATCACCAACGACATCGCGATTGGCTTGCGTTGTACAATTGATACTGCAGAAAAAGTTAAGCTTATGTACGGCGGTGCCTCTCCAAAGCTGATGGATAAGCTCGCAGAAGTGGATCTTTCTAAGATCGATCAGGAAGAGACAGAGCGGATCCCTCAAACTGTCGTAGGCGAGATTATCGAAGCGCGCTTGGAAGAAATTTTTGACATGGTGAGCCGTGAGCTAAAGGCTATTTCCCGTGACGGCAAACTTCCGGCGGGGATTGTTCTCACCGGCGGCGGCGCTGTTTTGCCGGGCGTGGTTGAATATGCCAAGCATCGCTTCCGTTTGCCTGTAACCGTGGGTAGTCCAACAGAAATGGATACCGTCATCGACCAGGTTATCGACCCCTCTTTTGCCACTGTTGTGGGCTTGGCGCTGTGGGGCGGCAGCTATTCCACGCCTTACTCTAACTTTAATTTTGCTAAACCATTTGAAGGGTTGTGGAATCATTCAGTTGTGGTAAAATTGAGGCAGGGCTTAAAGAGATTTATGCCATAG
- a CDS encoding peptidylprolyl isomerase, which yields MNKKIVYVIIALVVLGVASWFIWGRSSDTTEEQSEQTQTENEQTAQTTGTESTPAEPCERTFNNSDINKVTVNSTDKFVTLSVEGFGDIKIEVDRAAAPKTSENFLKLAKSGFYDCLTFHRVADGFVIQGGDPNGDGTGGPGYTVPAEIKLPHLKYSVATARQGDNVNPNRESSGSQFYIALDALPMLDGQYTVFGKVVAGTDVVDKIGGVPIAPGPFGGGDGAPKEKVVIKKATVSDK from the coding sequence ATGAATAAAAAAATCGTTTACGTAATAATTGCTTTGGTGGTATTGGGTGTTGCTAGTTGGTTCATCTGGGGTCGTTCCAGTGACACTACTGAGGAACAGTCCGAACAGACCCAAACCGAGAATGAGCAAACTGCCCAAACAACCGGTACCGAATCAACTCCGGCAGAACCCTGTGAAAGAACATTTAATAATTCAGATATAAATAAAGTGACTGTAAACTCAACCGATAAATTTGTAACCCTCAGCGTCGAAGGCTTCGGCGACATTAAGATCGAAGTAGATCGTGCTGCTGCGCCTAAGACTTCGGAAAATTTCTTAAAACTAGCTAAATCTGGTTTCTATGACTGTCTAACTTTCCACCGTGTAGCTGATGGTTTTGTCATCCAGGGTGGTGATCCTAATGGGGACGGTACAGGCGGTCCTGGTTACACTGTTCCGGCCGAAATTAAACTGCCTCATCTAAAGTACTCTGTCGCAACCGCGCGCCAGGGCGACAACGTTAATCCTAACCGCGAATCTTCTGGTAGTCAGTTCTATATTGCTTTAGATGCGCTTCCGATGTTGGATGGCCAGTATACCGTATTTGGTAAAGTTGTGGCTGGCACCGACGTAGTAGATAAAATCGGCGGTGTGCCGATTGCCCCTGGTCCATTCGGCGGCGGTGATGGCGCGCCAAAGGAAAAAGTCGTGATTAAAAAAGCGACTGTTTCCGATAAGTAG
- the hisS gene encoding histidine--tRNA ligase — MTDKAGKIEPRLLKGFRDYGLEEQASRQAMFARIQSVFEQFGFLPLSTPVLEYKEILMGKYGDDEKLVYSFKDNGDRDVAMRYDLTVPLARYVAQNLGGLPLPFKRYQIAPVWRADNPQKGRLREFYQCDVDSVGTDSPLSDAEVIACCAKAIESLGVTNYKIRISDRELLKDLSPDAIRSLDKVDKIGIEGITKEMNDRGVSQSEIDLAIQLVEGTRVAVPGRLQKVIDGLKEYGLKGQIEFDPTIARGLDYYSGTVFETVLPEKPEYGSICSGGRYDGLVDQFSSQSLAAVGGSIGIDRLYGALEELGLIPKTSGIQVLVLNQDERYQSEYIKLVTQLRSAGINTELYYEAAKLDKQFKYGERKNIPFAVVMGEEEIASGKVKLKNLSTREQEEVSIDELADKIR, encoded by the coding sequence ATGACAGACAAAGCAGGTAAAATTGAACCGCGATTGTTAAAAGGCTTTCGCGACTACGGTTTAGAAGAACAAGCTAGCCGACAGGCCATGTTTGCAAGGATCCAATCTGTGTTTGAGCAGTTTGGTTTTTTGCCATTGTCGACCCCGGTTTTGGAATACAAAGAAATTTTGATGGGGAAGTATGGCGATGATGAGAAGCTCGTGTACAGCTTTAAAGATAACGGCGACCGTGATGTTGCCATGCGATATGATCTGACTGTTCCTTTGGCCCGTTACGTGGCGCAAAATCTGGGGGGCTTGCCTTTGCCGTTTAAGCGTTACCAAATTGCCCCGGTTTGGCGCGCGGATAATCCTCAGAAGGGCCGCTTGCGCGAATTCTACCAGTGCGACGTGGACAGCGTGGGCACCGATAGTCCTTTGTCGGACGCAGAGGTGATTGCCTGTTGCGCAAAGGCTATAGAATCTTTGGGTGTAACTAATTATAAAATCCGCATAAGCGACCGTGAGTTGCTAAAAGATTTAAGCCCAGACGCTATTCGCTCTTTGGATAAGGTTGATAAAATCGGCATCGAAGGAATTACAAAAGAAATGAACGACCGCGGCGTTAGCCAGTCGGAGATTGATCTTGCTATTCAATTGGTAGAGGGGACTCGCGTAGCTGTTCCTGGTCGACTGCAAAAGGTTATAGATGGACTCAAAGAATATGGGCTTAAGGGTCAAATTGAATTCGATCCTACCATTGCTCGCGGCTTGGATTATTATTCCGGCACAGTTTTCGAGACAGTTTTGCCGGAGAAGCCGGAGTACGGCAGCATCTGCAGCGGCGGCCGCTACGACGGCTTAGTGGATCAGTTTTCCAGTCAGTCCCTTGCGGCGGTTGGAGGCAGTATTGGAATCGACCGCTTGTATGGCGCTTTAGAAGAATTAGGGCTAATCCCTAAGACCAGCGGCATTCAGGTATTGGTACTGAATCAGGATGAAAGGTATCAAAGCGAATATATTAAGCTAGTCACCCAGCTGCGCAGCGCCGGCATTAACACCGAACTGTACTATGAGGCAGCAAAATTGGACAAACAGTTCAAATACGGCGAGCGCAAGAATATTCCGTTTGCGGTTGTCATGGGCGAAGAGGAAATCGCCAGCGGTAAAGTAAAACTCAAAAACCTTTCCACTAGAGAACAAGAAGAAGTTTCTATTGACGAACTAGCAGATAAAATTAGATAA
- a CDS encoding nucleoside-diphosphate kinase, which produces MEETMEQSLVLLKPDAIDRGLVGEIIQRFERVGLKIVGMKMLVPTHDHATGHYTEDLAIRRGEHVRNLMVDMLVSGPIVAMVLEGIEAVELIRKMVGGTEPKSAAPGTIRGDYSHVSFKHTDKHNSKLYNLIHASSSVEEAKQEISVWFDEAELISHDPTYTGKTLNK; this is translated from the coding sequence ATGGAAGAAACAATGGAACAAAGCTTAGTGCTCCTTAAGCCTGACGCGATTGACCGCGGCTTGGTAGGGGAGATTATTCAGCGCTTCGAGCGAGTCGGGCTTAAGATAGTCGGGATGAAGATGCTCGTGCCAACTCATGATCATGCCACCGGCCATTACACTGAGGATCTAGCCATTCGCCGTGGCGAACATGTCCGCAATCTTATGGTAGACATGCTCGTATCGGGACCGATTGTAGCGATGGTTTTGGAAGGAATTGAAGCTGTTGAGCTGATTCGCAAAATGGTTGGAGGAACCGAGCCAAAGTCCGCTGCCCCAGGGACTATCCGCGGCGACTATTCGCATGTCTCCTTTAAGCACACCGATAAGCATAACTCCAAGCTTTATAATTTGATCCATGCATCAAGCAGCGTGGAGGAAGCTAAGCAGGAGATCAGCGTTTGGTTCGACGAGGCAGAGTTGATCAGCCATGATCCTACTTATACTGGAAAAACGCTTAATAAATAA
- a CDS encoding bifunctional (p)ppGpp synthetase/guanosine-3',5'-bis(diphosphate) 3'-pyrophosphohydrolase, whose amino-acid sequence MQDFFNSIPHKFNAKDKGLIEHALSFARRAHQGQKRKSGEDFVHHPMAAATILGQIFPDTATIVATILHDITEDTQTTLEDLTKEFGEEIAELVDGVTKLGQVRLLNSQDEYYVENLRKMFIATSKDVRVMLIKLSDRLHNMRTLEHLPPEKQQKIATETLGMYAPIAGRLGIGSWKDELEDMSFKIVDPENYTKTEQLLNDQLAKRAKSIKEMQKELYSILKLEGIKFEEITGRTKRIYSLAKKLERYDNDITKIRDLYALRVITKSTADCYAVLGIIHKHFNPVPGRVKDFIATPKPNGYQSIHTTVFDEDGEVFEVQVRTDLMHETAERGIAAHWFYAEKGKPENLERGQKWFQELRAWQEEMVAHPEEFLEGLKVDFFKDRIFILTPKGDVKDLPVGASVIDFAFAVHSDLGYQMMGAKVNGKIARLADELHQGDVVEILKSKKPATPSRDWLTVAKTSHARSMIRKYLQENDKGIFQRVREIKLQDISSRMPGLPTFFRKK is encoded by the coding sequence ATGCAAGATTTCTTTAATTCAATTCCGCATAAATTTAATGCCAAAGATAAGGGGCTTATTGAACATGCGCTGAGCTTTGCCCGCCGGGCCCACCAGGGGCAAAAGCGAAAAAGTGGCGAAGACTTTGTACACCACCCTATGGCAGCGGCTACGATTTTAGGACAAATTTTTCCGGACACAGCTACGATCGTAGCAACTATCTTGCATGACATTACCGAAGATACCCAGACCACCTTAGAAGACCTTACAAAAGAATTCGGCGAAGAAATCGCTGAGCTTGTTGATGGTGTCACAAAGCTCGGGCAAGTGCGCCTGCTAAACAGCCAGGATGAATACTACGTAGAAAATTTGCGCAAAATGTTTATTGCCACCAGCAAGGACGTGCGAGTAATGCTTATCAAGCTTTCCGATCGTTTGCATAACATGCGCACGCTCGAACATTTACCCCCCGAAAAGCAGCAAAAAATTGCCACAGAAACCTTGGGGATGTATGCGCCAATTGCCGGACGCCTAGGTATTGGTTCCTGGAAGGACGAACTGGAAGACATGTCTTTCAAGATTGTGGACCCCGAAAATTATACTAAAACCGAACAGCTGCTTAACGACCAATTAGCCAAACGAGCGAAGAGTATCAAGGAAATGCAAAAGGAACTGTACTCAATTTTAAAGCTGGAAGGAATAAAATTCGAAGAAATTACCGGCCGCACCAAGCGTATCTATTCACTCGCAAAAAAGTTAGAGCGATACGACAACGACATCACCAAAATCCGGGACTTATATGCACTACGAGTCATCACCAAATCGACAGCCGACTGCTACGCTGTTTTGGGTATCATCCATAAGCACTTTAATCCAGTTCCCGGACGCGTTAAAGATTTTATTGCCACCCCAAAACCAAACGGCTATCAAAGCATCCACACCACAGTGTTCGACGAAGACGGTGAAGTATTCGAGGTGCAGGTTAGAACCGATCTCATGCACGAAACCGCCGAGAGAGGTATCGCCGCACACTGGTTTTACGCCGAAAAGGGCAAACCAGAAAATTTAGAACGCGGCCAGAAATGGTTCCAAGAGCTGCGCGCCTGGCAGGAGGAGATGGTAGCTCACCCAGAAGAATTCTTAGAAGGATTAAAAGTGGATTTCTTCAAGGACCGCATCTTTATACTCACGCCCAAGGGCGATGTAAAGGACCTGCCCGTTGGGGCTTCGGTTATCGACTTTGCTTTCGCAGTCCATTCCGATCTGGGCTACCAAATGATGGGCGCCAAAGTAAATGGTAAAATAGCCCGCCTAGCCGATGAGCTGCACCAAGGCGATGTTGTGGAGATTTTGAAATCCAAAAAACCAGCGACGCCTTCGCGCGACTGGCTTACCGTAGCCAAAACCAGTCATGCCCGCAGCATGATCCGCAAGTACCTACAGGAAAATGACAAAGGCATCTTCCAGCGGGTGCGCGAAATTAAGCTGCAGGATATCTCGTCCCGCATGCCCGGCCTACCGACTTTCTTCAGAAAAAAGTAA
- a CDS encoding ComEC/Rec2 family competence protein has product MIAKSVSIFLWSFVVGIILAYAELLTNAAIQVLAIGLGMLGLVFMLGLCLRVPVRAARVAQFVVAVCLGLSAGGISWMGNIQASQFSALVGSSVNTEGVVTGWPTITASGNQALMIRPDGFTQSLRASLRIPLKVRAGDRVWIRGRIKQPENFSSFNYVSYLQKSNVYAELDKPKIAVIEKHNAPLGTMLWGLRSWVIQTINSKLSPNAASIVLGMIIGYSDEMPKPIGEAFKATGLTHILVASGFNLAIIAGSIGGVGWMLGRRLGDTLSLGVIWMFVMLTGGGGSVFRAGVMATIVLTARSTGRFTSSYHTLLMAVVIMTIINPKQLFYDIGFQLSVAATAGVLEAGKLRTHLQREGWLGDLLWPTVGAIIFTAPIIAFYFGTFSVVAPVANLLVLPLVEIVMLFGALTLLPLISIASAPITEIMVAVILKITTTLASWRYSTVAVESNLLIVIGYYIITFLLRESFYFRSRKGQLKNTVSSDKITKIII; this is encoded by the coding sequence ATGATTGCTAAATCTGTTTCTATTTTTTTATGGTCGTTTGTTGTTGGAATAATTCTGGCATATGCCGAGTTGCTCACAAATGCTGCAATACAAGTCCTTGCTATCGGGCTAGGAATGCTTGGATTGGTTTTTATGCTGGGGTTATGCTTGAGAGTGCCGGTAAGAGCAGCAAGGGTGGCGCAGTTTGTAGTTGCAGTCTGTTTAGGGTTAAGCGCAGGCGGAATAAGCTGGATGGGTAATATTCAGGCTAGCCAATTTTCGGCTCTTGTAGGATCTTCGGTTAATACCGAGGGGGTAGTCACTGGCTGGCCGACTATCACTGCGTCTGGGAATCAGGCGTTAATGATCCGACCGGACGGTTTTACCCAGTCATTACGGGCCAGCTTGCGCATTCCTCTTAAGGTGCGGGCCGGGGATAGAGTATGGATACGAGGACGCATCAAGCAGCCGGAAAATTTTAGCTCATTTAATTACGTCTCGTATTTACAGAAGAGTAATGTGTACGCCGAATTAGACAAGCCGAAAATTGCCGTAATCGAAAAGCACAATGCTCCATTGGGGACGATGCTGTGGGGCCTCCGCAGTTGGGTGATTCAAACTATTAACAGCAAGTTAAGCCCCAACGCAGCAAGCATTGTTTTAGGTATGATTATCGGTTATTCGGACGAAATGCCCAAACCAATCGGTGAGGCTTTTAAGGCCACTGGCTTAACTCACATTTTAGTGGCTTCGGGGTTTAACTTGGCAATTATTGCCGGTAGCATTGGCGGCGTCGGTTGGATGTTAGGACGCCGCCTTGGAGACACTTTGAGTTTGGGTGTAATTTGGATGTTTGTCATGCTGACAGGGGGTGGAGGGAGCGTGTTTCGGGCCGGGGTAATGGCTACTATTGTTTTAACTGCGCGCAGTACGGGCCGGTTTACTTCGAGCTATCATACATTGCTAATGGCTGTGGTAATAATGACAATAATAAATCCCAAGCAATTGTTTTATGATATTGGATTTCAACTCAGCGTGGCGGCGACTGCCGGCGTGTTGGAAGCAGGAAAGTTAAGAACTCATCTACAACGCGAGGGCTGGTTGGGAGATTTGCTTTGGCCAACCGTAGGTGCCATTATATTTACTGCGCCCATTATCGCTTTTTATTTCGGAACATTTAGTGTTGTTGCGCCCGTAGCCAATTTGCTGGTGCTGCCATTGGTGGAGATAGTCATGTTGTTCGGTGCATTAACTTTGCTACCCCTTATTAGCATCGCTAGCGCTCCGATAACAGAGATAATGGTGGCGGTAATCCTAAAGATCACTACGACCTTGGCCTCATGGCGGTACAGCACAGTTGCCGTGGAATCAAATTTGCTTATCGTAATTGGCTATTACATCATTACTTTTTTGCTGCGCGAATCATTCTATTTCCGAAGCCGAAAAGGGCAGTTGAAAAATACTGTTTCGTCTGATAAGATAACAAAAATAATCATTTAA